A stretch of DNA from Ammospiza nelsoni isolate bAmmNel1 chromosome 10, bAmmNel1.pri, whole genome shotgun sequence:
AAGGGCTCTGAGTGCTTTCAAATGCAAGTGCAGAATTCCCTCAATTCACAAGTGCCCCAATAAAAATGCATCAGAATAACTGCCTTGCATAAACCAGTGAAAGGCAAAACAAGGATAACAAGTGGTACTGCTGTGTTGTCTCAACATTGTTTATACATTGTGCACAGTAAACCAATCGACCAAAATCACTCAAAGCTTTTAACAATTCAGGgtcattaattttctttcccctgtgaAAGTCTacatgggaaaaagaaatccatgttaaaataaatactaaaatattaaaatagctCTACAatctttaacttttttattctctttgcaTCAGCAGAGCCCTTCCCATGAGCTCCAAGAGCTCTCTCATGAGACCCAaacaacaaacagcaaagaTTCTTGGGAGAATATTTTTAtgtctaaatattttttattatttcaattaCTGGCATGCACATTTCCAAGATTAATGAAAGGGATAAAGAGGTTCCTCCTTTTACCAGCTTCTCTTTGCAGCCTGAACTAGCTGCAGGAGCTGACTAGAAGTGACAAATCTCTGCAACAGTTTGAATATGTACCAGGCAAGATTTACCAAATTTAAAATATGCAGGCTCTGgagagctgtgccatgctggTCTCAGAAGGTCACTGTGTGCTTTGTGTCTGCAGCTGTGAGCAACAGCAAAACCCTGTGCCAAGCGTTCCTTCATCAggaatttacagaaaaattactgaaaagaGATTGGTAAAACCTAAAACTGTCACATAAAACAGGCATAAAATGAAACAGACATAAAACTGAAAGGTAGACTGGAATTAAGTCTTGCTGGTTTTATAGTGCTAGCAACTGTTCTCCAAGAAAGAATAATGTTGGAGGGCTGATAAGCACAGCAAAGCTAGGTGTGATGGCAAGCAGTTTTTCTCCTGCATTTGTAAACAGGTCGTGGTTACAAAGACATTTGTCAAGACATTTTTAGCCAGCTGAGTGTTTCATTGTTGTTTTGCTCATTCTGGTACTCTGGCATGACCATTGGCCAGATTCAGGGTGCAGGGCTTGTGTTCCAGAGATCAGAGTGTTAAACTGGTGTGTGCCATCGTTGGcatcccctgcctgccctgctttgCTGCTCCAGCAAGGTCCTGTGGGATGTGGCCACTGCATATGCTGACGCTGAGCCCAGGCTCATTCACTCCTGCACTGCCATGGTGCCCAGCACCAGCCTTGGGTTTGGGGTGAGGAGCTTCCCCTCTGACAAGGAGAGCATGAGGAGCAAGATTGGATTCTGCTTTCTGTTGCTGTTGTCTGCCGTATTCCCCCAgtgaagattatttttcttcaagtgTGTGGATGAATTACATGGCCACAGCACTTAATGTCACATTCCTCAGCCATTATTTCAGAGTGAAGTCCAAAGTGTGACTTGAGATATCCTTCAGGCACCCAACCTGTGCACCTCTGTAAGGAAAGAGATCTTAATTACAAGGAGATGAACAATAAAAATAGACATGTGACCACTGGCAGCCCCAGACCTATCCAAGACCCACcatcttgtttattttttttaagcagctgGACCAGATAATTATTCATCAGCAAGTGGAGCTTCTGGAAGGTATGGTGCTATCCTTGTCACCCTTTAACAGTGCTGGTATGCGGGTGTCCCCAAAAGCCATCCAAGTCTTGCCCCCAGTTCACTGAAGTCACTGTGAaacctcctgctgccctgtggcaggCTGTTATGCACTGATAGGGTGGGGAAGGCTCCCTTTATTGTTTGCCTGTTTGCAGCAAACCACTGAGGGGTGAGTAGTCTATACAACAGTCCTAAAATCACTCCCTCAGACACCTCCCTCTCAGTGTTATTAAAGTTTGACCATCTTTCCAGTCCATGGAACAATTTATCTAACATTAAGTAACATAATGTGAGGAacaaagcaaagagagaaacgaagaacagaaaacataaaattaagcaaaagattttataattatttagtCTCTCAGAATTTCAAAGTAATGAACAAGTATTAAATACTGTAAAATGTTACTACGAGTAAAATACTGTGGGATGTATTTCTCCCATTCAGAATGGTTTTGGCCTGATTCTCAAACAACGTGCTGGGTCAAAGCTTTGTCACTGAGGTGGGGTAGTCTCAGGATGTTACCTTTCACAAATGATAATGCCAGAAAAAGCCCAGACCAAAAACTCAAGATCTGAATTCTCTGTTGCAATACATACTGTAGCGTACAGCAAATCAAAGTCTGAATTAATTCCTTCAAAATACAGACCTGGCACTAGTATTTCCCTGTATATTTCCTTTGTGTTGCTACTTCaaaacaattttgaaaaaaatctttgtcaCAGACTACTAGAATAAATGCTTACATATACACACACTAACATTATACTGAAGTAATAACAAAGATTTTGTTATGTTAACTTTCtacttgttttgctttattaGCCATACTTGGCACAGAGACCTCCAGCAAATACGAGATAAAGACCCCCCTGGGCCAGAGGGTTTACTTTGCAGTGGAAGAGAACGGCTGCTTTGACCGCAAGCTGTGCTCACCCCTCCGGGCCTTCACCATCAGCATTGCGGACAACGCGGGCCGCGAGGTGATCCGCGTCATCCGGCCCCTCCGGtgcaccagctgctgcttcccctgcttccTGCAGGAGGTGAGGGCATCCCCGACGCCCTCTGTGCCAGCATCGCgctgggcagctcctccaggctggcaggaagCAAGTCAGGAATTCACAGCCCCCTTTGGGTGGACACAACTCTTGATGAACGAGTTCtgttccctcccttcctccatcCTCCCTTCTGTGGgacctggctgtgcctcctcccTCCCGTGGGACCAGGCTTTGCTGACACCCCACACAAAGCTTTGGTGTCTGGTGATGTCTCTCCAGTGAGCTGACGCCCCAGGACGCTTCTTGCACTGACACAGGCAGAGATCACCCACTGAACTCCACGAGGGTGGAGGATGGAAACTCTGTGAAGCCCACTGGGGTCGAGGGTGGGACTTGGAAGCAGATCTCTGAGGAGGCTGAACCCCTGAAGATCTGTTTCTTCAGGGCCATATATTTCTGGGAAATGGCAGAACATGGAAGTAAGCTGCTTGGAGTGAAAAATGTGGATCCCGTAGAGCATCAGGTCTTTCCTCTGTATTTTTTGACTCTCCTTTATTCAGACATCTTGCTTGtgttatgaaaatattttacaggttAGCTCATCCACTTACCTTCTTAGCACTTATCCTTGTCAGGAGTTTTAAAGAAAAGGTCCTTTGGTAGTACAGGTACTTAAAATAAGCTTGTAGAATACTGCCTGAAtacaataaatttttttccccgTTTATAGCTTTTTATAAAGTCTTTTATTGTATGTAAGGTGTTGGTTTCTGATGCAGTTTTTGAGTTTCATATTGTCCACTGTATTTAACAACACCATCTGCAATATCCAGTTCCATGTTTGGTAAAATGATATGTTACTATACTCAGTAGATAAATATCTTGTCATTATATAAACAATACTCTATCAcggaaaaatacattaatataaaatcagctaaaacatttttttgttttcttttgtttgctaGTTAGAAGTTCAGTCCCCACCAGGTACAGTAGCTGGGTACGTTGTACAGAACTGGGATCCTTTTCTGCCAAAGTTCACTATACAGAATGAAAGCAAAGAAGATGTGCTAAAAATAATTGGCCCATGTGCAACCTGTGGCTGTTTTGAAGATGTTGACTTTGAGGTATGTTTTGTACAAGTGTTAACAATTTAAAAGTTTTACTACTTTGAATAAATTTCTCAAGTGAGGGGGAGAATGAGAGATACTTGAAGAAACCCTGAACAGAGTTTTCTGATGTGAACAAAGTGCTTTGCTTTAGTTAAGAATCTTAAAGGAATTTTTGGGTTTATCAACTTATCAACTCATTAGCCAAATTAGAAGACTCCAGTGGGTATTGTCTGAAATTTCAGTGTACTGTATGAAACATGCAGATGGCTGCATAATTGAGAACATCCCTGACCCTGAGAGGACAGTGGTCCACAGCAGTGGGCCTAGGAGAATGTAAAaaacaggagagaggaaaaaaccgCACAACTCTgtgaaagaaaggcaaaactGGCATAAACTTTGAAGATTGCTTTCTCCCACTTTTTGTCCTCTCTAAAGATGCTGATGTTTCCAAACTCGAGGCCCTTTCTTGCGTGCCACTCATAAAGGGAAATTTGACACTAATAGAACATCGCAGCAATAACAATAAAAGGAGAAGCTGACAACTATAGCATACTCAGCATGTCAGGACACAGTCATTAATTCTGTGGAGATGTCATCAGTGTGCACTTGATTTGTTTACATTTATGTCTgttcctgtttttcctttgtgcagGTAAAAACTCTCAATGAGATGACAACGATCGGCAAAATTTCCAAGTATTGGTCGGGATTTGTCAACAACGTCTTCACCAACACCGCCAACTTTGGGATCCAGGTCCCTGTGGATCTCGATGTGAGGATCAAGGCAGTCATGATTGGTGCTTGTTTCCTCATTGTAAGTGTGCAGGTGGACAGGCAGACCTATAGAAATGTGCAGACTGGGGCCAGAGGAGCCCTTGCTGTCAGCCGAGAGCTACAAAAATGCAAATGCGTTGGAAAACCAAATCCAGTGCCTAAAAGATAAATTaact
This window harbors:
- the LOC132077567 gene encoding phospholipid scramblase family member 5-like — protein: MASQESQGQSKLIFKDYLPGSSDTPQQNTPVEPTSLWKQASHTHNLPPGLEYLNQLDQIIIHQQVELLEAILGTETSSKYEIKTPLGQRVYFAVEENGCFDRKLCSPLRAFTISIADNAGREVIRVIRPLRCTSCCFPCFLQELEVQSPPGTVAGYVVQNWDPFLPKFTIQNESKEDVLKIIGPCATCGCFEDVDFEVKTLNEMTTIGKISKYWSGFVNNVFTNTANFGIQVPVDLDVRIKAVMIGACFLIDLMFFENSLDGL